The proteins below are encoded in one region of Pseudoduganella armeniaca:
- a CDS encoding SPOR domain-containing protein: MHKQLNAKQLTLISAVKANAASAAITPEPARTAAAEAAAPAQEQPVVACVEVGNFALADARRFEAQLAPLELGERQARRNVQGQEVSSYMVMIPPAPTRDVAEKRAAELRAKGVADFYIIPEGQQKNGISLGVFKAESAAQTELAKLAKQGVTAARVAPRYSPSKQMLFQFRDITAATRVKLERIAARFPEQQVRGCR, translated from the coding sequence TTGCACAAGCAGTTGAACGCGAAGCAGCTGACGCTGATCTCGGCCGTCAAGGCCAATGCGGCCAGCGCCGCCATCACACCCGAGCCGGCGCGCACGGCGGCGGCGGAGGCAGCGGCGCCCGCGCAGGAACAGCCGGTCGTCGCCTGCGTCGAAGTCGGCAACTTCGCACTGGCCGACGCGCGCCGCTTCGAAGCGCAGCTGGCGCCGCTGGAGCTGGGCGAGCGCCAGGCGCGGCGCAACGTGCAGGGCCAGGAAGTGTCCAGCTACATGGTGATGATCCCACCCGCGCCGACGCGCGACGTGGCGGAAAAGCGCGCCGCCGAACTGCGCGCCAAGGGCGTCGCCGATTTCTACATCATTCCGGAAGGCCAGCAGAAGAACGGCATCTCGCTGGGCGTATTCAAGGCCGAATCGGCGGCGCAGACGGAGCTGGCCAAGCTGGCCAAGCAAGGGGTGACGGCAGCCCGCGTGGCGCCGCGCTATTCGCCCAGCAAGCAGATGCTGTTCCAGTTCCGCGATATCACTGCGGCGACGCGGGTGAAGCTGGAGCGGATTGCCGCCAGGTTCCCGGAGCAGCAGGTGCGGGGGTGCAGGTAA
- the rodA gene encoding rod shape-determining protein RodA, whose protein sequence is MRINERRSLWRRVRPYVTVFDPALTTVLIVLLTTSLITLYSASIGIPGKIEDHLRNIAMSFFVMWVVANLSPQHMMRIALPAYAVTLLLLLAVALVGTIKLGARRWLHIGVVDIQPSEFAKLAVPLMLAWFFQHQQGHLRWHTYGIGAVLLLLPVFLIARQPDLGTALLVVAAGFSVIYLAGLPWKAILGLVVAGAASMPVAWSMMHDYQRERIMTLIDPTTDPLGKGFHILQSIIAIGSGGITGKGWTRGTQAHLEFVPERTTDFIFAVYSEEFGLAGNLFLMLLYLLLIGRGLMITANAPNFFTRLLAGATTMIFFTYAFVNMGMVSGILPVVGVPLPFMSYGGTAALTLGVASGILMSVQRNRKLVQT, encoded by the coding sequence ATGCGCATCAATGAACGACGCTCGCTGTGGCGCCGCGTGCGCCCCTACGTGACGGTGTTCGATCCGGCGCTGACGACGGTGCTGATCGTGCTGCTGACCACCAGCCTGATCACCTTGTACTCGGCCAGTATCGGCATCCCCGGCAAGATCGAGGACCACCTGCGCAATATCGCCATGTCGTTCTTCGTCATGTGGGTGGTGGCGAACCTGTCGCCGCAACACATGATGCGCATCGCGCTGCCGGCCTATGCGGTCACCTTGCTGCTGCTGCTGGCCGTGGCGCTGGTGGGCACGATCAAGCTGGGGGCACGCCGCTGGCTGCACATCGGCGTGGTCGACATCCAGCCGTCCGAGTTCGCCAAGCTTGCCGTGCCGCTGATGCTGGCGTGGTTCTTCCAGCATCAGCAGGGTCACCTGCGCTGGCATACCTACGGGATCGGCGCGGTGCTGCTGCTGTTGCCGGTGTTCCTGATCGCGCGCCAGCCCGACCTCGGCACGGCGCTGCTGGTGGTCGCCGCCGGCTTCAGCGTGATCTACCTGGCCGGCCTGCCGTGGAAGGCGATCCTGGGCCTGGTGGTGGCTGGCGCGGCCAGCATGCCGGTGGCCTGGTCGATGATGCACGACTACCAGCGTGAACGCATCATGACCTTGATCGATCCGACCACCGACCCGCTGGGCAAGGGCTTCCACATCCTGCAGTCGATCATCGCGATCGGTTCCGGCGGGATCACGGGCAAGGGCTGGACCCGCGGTACGCAGGCGCACCTGGAGTTCGTCCCGGAACGCACCACCGACTTCATTTTCGCCGTCTACTCCGAGGAATTCGGGCTGGCCGGCAACCTGTTCCTGATGCTGCTGTATCTGCTCTTGATCGGGCGCGGCCTGATGATCACGGCCAATGCCCCCAATTTCTTTACCCGCCTGCTGGCGGGCGCCACCACGATGATCTTCTTTACCTATGCATTCGTTAACATGGGGATGGTGAGCGGTATCCTGCCCGTCGTGGGCGTACCGCTGCCATTCATGAGCTATGGCGGCACGGCCGCGCTGACCCTGGGAGTCGCCTCCGGCATCCTGATGAGCGTGCAGCGCAACCGCAAGCTGGTGCAGACGTGA
- a CDS encoding septal ring lytic transglycosylase RlpA family protein, producing the protein MTARVIHRAGAGALLAALLALAGCGGNPIIASLPGAPKVKPHKREPGVPDLPPAGSGRGGYYKDDGPGDDPPPNLMQTPDAEVRNDPLLPRSNRPYVVFGTTYTPIPNDQPFTQRGMGTWYGKKFHGQRTSSGELYDMYKMSAAHPTLPIPSYARVTNLSTGKSVVVRINDRGPFHSSRVIDVSYTAALKLGLLGNGSSQLEVTRIMPDEIDRMVAARKAGTLIAAVEGLPVAPQGATPVLSATTGPDDIENFLLTRDTTPDRAAPAPGGFYLQLGAYSREESASTMRERLASATRGSDYEVVQAGTVYRLYGGPFGSREEAANAAARLPPALRLKPLIVQRQVN; encoded by the coding sequence GTGACGGCGCGCGTGATACACCGCGCCGGCGCCGGCGCTTTGCTGGCAGCGCTGCTGGCGCTGGCCGGCTGCGGCGGCAATCCCATCATCGCCTCGCTGCCGGGCGCACCGAAGGTCAAACCGCACAAGCGCGAACCGGGCGTGCCGGACCTGCCGCCGGCCGGCTCCGGCCGCGGCGGGTACTACAAGGACGACGGTCCCGGCGACGACCCGCCGCCGAACCTGATGCAGACGCCGGACGCGGAAGTGCGCAACGATCCGCTGCTGCCGCGCTCGAACAGGCCCTACGTGGTGTTCGGCACCACCTACACGCCGATCCCGAACGACCAGCCGTTCACGCAGCGCGGCATGGGCACGTGGTACGGCAAGAAGTTCCATGGCCAGCGCACGTCGTCGGGCGAGCTGTACGACATGTACAAGATGTCGGCCGCGCACCCGACCCTGCCGATTCCGTCGTACGCGCGCGTGACGAACCTGAGCACCGGCAAGTCGGTGGTGGTGCGCATTAACGACCGCGGCCCGTTCCATTCCAGCCGCGTGATCGACGTGTCGTACACGGCGGCGCTGAAACTGGGCTTGCTGGGCAACGGCAGCAGCCAGCTGGAAGTCACGCGCATCATGCCGGACGAGATCGACCGCATGGTCGCGGCGCGCAAGGCCGGCACGCTGATCGCGGCCGTCGAGGGCTTGCCGGTGGCGCCGCAGGGCGCGACGCCGGTGCTGTCGGCCACGACCGGCCCGGACGACATCGAGAACTTCCTGCTGACGCGCGATACCACGCCCGATCGCGCCGCGCCGGCGCCGGGCGGCTTTTACCTGCAGCTGGGCGCGTACTCGCGCGAGGAAAGCGCATCGACGATGCGCGAGCGGCTCGCCAGCGCGACGCGCGGCAGCGATTACGAGGTGGTGCAGGCGGGTACCGTGTACCGGCTGTACGGCGGCCCGTTCGGCAGCCGCGAGGAAGCGGCCAATGCCGCCGCGCGGTTGCCGCCGGCGCTGCGCTTGAAGCCCTTGATCGTGCAGCGGCAGGTCAACTGA
- a CDS encoding thiol:disulfide interchange protein DsbA/DsbL, whose amino-acid sequence MLKKILSALSLATTLSLVAFGAAASPTAPKEGADYQVLPTPQPTDSGKKVEVIEFFAYWCPHCNTFDPSLSAWVRKQGDNIVFKRVHVPYNERMAPQQKLYYTLESMGLADQFQPKVLKALHEERQDFTRDEAVFDWVAKNGIDRAKFSDTYRSFGVAGKMRRASALMESYKVEYWPLLIVDGRWQVSPSLTGQANKELDTEAKQQQATLLVLDALVAKAKAEKK is encoded by the coding sequence ATGCTGAAGAAGATCCTGTCCGCCCTGAGTTTGGCCACCACGCTGTCGCTGGTCGCCTTCGGCGCCGCGGCCTCCCCCACCGCGCCGAAGGAAGGCGCCGACTACCAGGTGCTGCCGACGCCGCAGCCGACCGACAGCGGCAAGAAGGTCGAGGTGATCGAGTTCTTCGCCTACTGGTGCCCGCACTGCAATACCTTCGATCCCTCGCTGTCGGCCTGGGTCAGGAAACAAGGCGACAACATCGTCTTCAAGCGCGTGCACGTGCCGTACAACGAACGCATGGCGCCGCAGCAAAAGCTGTACTACACGCTGGAATCGATGGGCCTGGCCGACCAGTTCCAGCCCAAGGTGCTGAAGGCCCTGCATGAGGAACGCCAGGACTTCACGCGCGACGAGGCGGTGTTCGACTGGGTCGCGAAGAACGGCATCGACCGTGCCAAATTCAGCGACACGTATCGTTCCTTCGGCGTGGCCGGCAAGATGCGCCGTGCCAGCGCCTTGATGGAGAGCTACAAGGTCGAGTACTGGCCACTGCTGATCGTCGACGGCCGCTGGCAGGTCTCGCCCAGCCTGACGGGCCAGGCCAACAAGGAACTGGACACGGAAGCCAAGCAGCAGCAGGCCACGCTGCTGGTCCTGGACGCGCTGGTCGCCAAGGCGAAAGCCGAGAAGAAGTAA
- the mreD gene encoding rod shape-determining protein MreD, protein MNRPQYILLPVSPLFIAFSLLIAFLLNLLPWGRFIGAPDFVALVLVFWGVHQPRKVGIGTAFCLGLLMDVHDATLLGENALAYTLLSYFAIMMHRRVLWFPIMTQAMHVLPLLLLAQAVQLLVRFVVTGKFPGWFYFVESVVSALLWPVVTMALLAPQRRAVDKDHTRPI, encoded by the coding sequence ATGAACCGTCCCCAATACATCCTGCTGCCCGTCAGCCCGCTGTTCATTGCCTTCAGCCTGCTGATCGCCTTCCTGTTGAACCTGCTGCCGTGGGGCCGCTTCATCGGCGCGCCCGATTTCGTCGCGCTGGTGCTGGTGTTCTGGGGCGTGCACCAACCGCGCAAGGTCGGCATCGGTACCGCCTTCTGCCTGGGCCTCCTGATGGACGTGCACGATGCCACGCTGCTGGGCGAGAACGCACTGGCCTATACCTTGCTGTCCTACTTCGCCATCATGATGCACCGCCGCGTGCTGTGGTTCCCCATCATGACGCAGGCGATGCACGTGCTGCCGCTGCTGCTGCTGGCGCAGGCCGTGCAGCTGCTGGTGCGCTTTGTCGTCACCGGCAAGTTCCCCGGCTGGTTCTATTTCGTCGAAAGCGTCGTGTCGGCCCTGTTGTGGCCAGTCGTGACGATGGCCCTGCTGGCGCCGCAGCGGCGCGCCGTCGACAAAGACCATACGCGCCCGATCTGA
- the mreC gene encoding rod shape-determining protein MreC has translation MEYSPPPLFKQGASARAKMMIFACISIALLLVDSRLGALTVARQVAGTVLYPVQVVAMLPRDALVGMGNYFSSLSALEKQVRDLKQQQIAMAQTLQQAQRTQAENNQLRKLLEAREKLPGKTMLGEILYDARDVFTRKVILDRGSQQGVKAGLPVIDNQGVVGQVTRVFPFTSEVTLLTDKEQAIPVQVLRNGLRSVAYGRGQSGNLDLRFMEPNADVVVGDILVTSGIDGIYPAGLAVARVTQVESNANGAFGRIVCQPLAGIQRNTQLLILMSLPEMPPRPAEEDVTKPAKKKKDAKDAKDAAAAPAPAARAPATAAPAATAPAAAPAAPAAAVPPVARPAPAAGTPAVQETR, from the coding sequence GATGATGATCTTCGCATGCATCTCGATTGCATTGCTGCTGGTCGACTCCCGCCTGGGAGCCCTGACCGTCGCGCGCCAGGTGGCCGGCACGGTGCTGTATCCGGTGCAGGTCGTGGCCATGCTGCCGCGCGATGCGCTGGTCGGCATGGGCAATTACTTTTCCTCCCTGTCCGCGCTGGAAAAACAGGTGCGCGACCTGAAGCAGCAGCAGATCGCCATGGCGCAGACGCTGCAGCAGGCGCAGCGCACCCAGGCCGAGAACAACCAGCTGAGGAAGCTCCTGGAAGCGCGCGAAAAGCTGCCCGGCAAGACGATGCTGGGCGAGATCCTGTACGACGCGCGTGACGTCTTTACCCGCAAGGTCATCCTCGACCGCGGCAGCCAGCAGGGCGTCAAGGCCGGCCTGCCCGTGATCGACAACCAGGGCGTGGTCGGCCAGGTCACGCGCGTGTTCCCGTTCACCTCGGAAGTCACGCTGTTGACCGACAAGGAGCAGGCCATTCCCGTGCAGGTGCTGCGCAACGGCTTGCGCAGCGTGGCCTATGGCCGCGGCCAGTCCGGCAACCTGGACCTGCGTTTCATGGAGCCGAATGCCGACGTGGTCGTCGGCGACATCCTCGTCACCTCCGGCATCGACGGCATCTACCCGGCCGGGCTGGCGGTGGCGCGCGTGACGCAGGTGGAAAGCAATGCCAACGGCGCCTTCGGCCGCATCGTCTGCCAGCCACTGGCCGGCATCCAGCGCAATACGCAACTGCTGATCCTGATGTCGCTGCCCGAGATGCCGCCGCGCCCGGCGGAGGAAGACGTTACCAAGCCGGCCAAGAAGAAGAAAGACGCCAAGGACGCGAAGGACGCGGCCGCCGCGCCGGCCCCGGCCGCACGCGCCCCGGCGACCGCGGCACCCGCCGCCACCGCACCCGCCGCCGCACCCGCCGCACCTGCCGCCGCCGTCCCTCCGGTGGCCCGACCCGCGCCGGCAGCTGGTACGCCGGCCGTCCAGGAGACACGATGA
- a CDS encoding biotin--[acetyl-CoA-carboxylase] ligase, with the protein MNQNIAPLLDAAAIHAGCAASASHIAIEVVPETGSTNADLLARLPSAGNAAALSGPVLRIAERQTAGRGRAGRSWLSAPGSSLTFSLAWRFQGPLQRLAGLPLAVGVALAETLAGLDVPVQLKWPNDVMKDGAKLAGILVETQAAPDGAIWAVIGCGMNLLLPDELEAAVGRAVASAPWLAQMERNTLMATLLSRLAAVLAEFDDTGFAPFTERWNGLQGWRGAAVNILDNGTIVQQGHAAGVDDAGRLLLDTPAGRVTVLSGDVSLRLA; encoded by the coding sequence ATGAACCAGAATATCGCCCCGCTGCTCGACGCCGCCGCCATCCATGCCGGCTGCGCCGCCAGCGCTTCCCATATCGCCATCGAAGTCGTGCCCGAGACGGGGTCGACCAATGCCGACCTGCTGGCCCGGCTGCCGTCGGCCGGCAACGCCGCCGCCCTGAGCGGCCCGGTGCTGCGGATCGCCGAGCGCCAGACGGCCGGGCGCGGCCGGGCCGGGCGCAGCTGGCTGTCCGCCCCCGGCTCGTCGCTGACGTTCTCGCTGGCGTGGCGCTTCCAGGGCCCGCTGCAGCGGCTGGCCGGCCTGCCGCTGGCCGTCGGCGTGGCGCTGGCGGAAACGCTGGCCGGCCTGGACGTGCCGGTGCAGCTGAAGTGGCCCAACGACGTGATGAAGGACGGCGCCAAGCTGGCCGGTATCCTGGTCGAGACCCAGGCCGCGCCGGACGGCGCCATCTGGGCCGTGATCGGCTGCGGCATGAACCTCTTGCTGCCGGACGAGCTGGAGGCGGCCGTCGGGCGCGCCGTCGCATCAGCACCATGGCTGGCGCAGATGGAGCGCAACACGCTGATGGCCACCTTGCTGAGCCGCCTGGCCGCCGTGCTGGCCGAATTCGACGACACCGGCTTCGCCCCGTTCACCGAGCGCTGGAACGGCTTGCAGGGCTGGCGCGGCGCGGCCGTCAACATCCTCGACAACGGTACCATCGTCCAACAGGGGCACGCCGCCGGCGTGGACGACGCGGGCCGGCTGCTGCTGGACACCCCAGCCGGCCGCGTCACCGTGCTGTCGGGCGACGTCTCGCTGAGGCTCGCCTGA
- a CDS encoding SDR family oxidoreductase, with the protein MQRVFITGASSGIGAALAMQYARAGASVGLLGRRGDALAALRATLPNPHLHRTYAVDVRDHAALHAAATDFLTHAGGIDIVIANAGISHGTLTERLDDLPVFADIVATNVTATVATFAPFIAAMRTQRAGRLVGIGSVAGIRGLPGAGAYSASKAAVMAYCESLRVELRGSGIRIVTIAPGYIDTPMTRHNPYPMPFLLAPGVFAARAARAIDAGTSYRVIPWQMGFVAKLLRLLPNALYDLAFARAPHKPRKSSQS; encoded by the coding sequence GTGCAGCGCGTCTTCATCACCGGCGCTTCCAGCGGCATCGGCGCAGCGCTGGCGATGCAGTACGCCCGCGCCGGCGCCAGCGTCGGCCTGCTGGGGCGCCGCGGCGACGCGCTGGCGGCGCTGCGCGCCACCCTCCCCAATCCCCACCTGCACCGCACCTATGCCGTCGACGTGCGCGACCACGCCGCCCTGCATGCGGCGGCAACGGACTTCCTGACCCACGCGGGCGGCATCGACATCGTCATCGCCAACGCCGGCATCTCGCATGGCACGCTGACCGAGCGACTTGACGACCTGCCGGTGTTCGCCGACATCGTCGCCACCAACGTCACCGCCACCGTGGCGACCTTCGCGCCGTTCATCGCGGCGATGCGCACCCAGCGCGCCGGCCGGCTGGTGGGCATCGGCAGCGTGGCAGGCATCCGCGGCCTGCCCGGCGCCGGTGCCTACAGCGCCTCGAAGGCGGCCGTGATGGCGTACTGCGAATCGCTGCGCGTCGAACTGCGTGGCAGCGGCATCCGGATCGTGACGATCGCGCCCGGCTACATCGATACGCCGATGACGCGCCACAATCCGTACCCGATGCCGTTCCTGCTGGCCCCAGGCGTGTTCGCGGCGCGCGCCGCTCGCGCCATCGACGCCGGCACCAGCTACCGCGTGATTCCCTGGCAGATGGGCTTTGTAGCCAAGCTGCTGCGCCTGCTGCCCAATGCGCTGTATGATCTGGCCTTTGCCCGCGCACCGCACAAGCCGCGCAAGAGCTCCCAGTCATGA
- a CDS encoding SPOR domain-containing protein, translated as MTHRSSSIPSLRQQGSTLVGIIIGLVIGLAIAVVVALMITKGQSPFTEKPARAKPAEATGQISDPNKPMYGNRDATRNANRDFEKEAHPAAPAPAAPAPAAPQPDPLQAVVDKIQAQPSETKAPAPVNTAAPPSQSGAPAPSAPGDDKWVYYLQAGAYRETADAEAVRAKLALLGFEASVTDRTTDSGVLHRVRVGPFTQVEAMNKVRGKLSENGVDVAVVRNQK; from the coding sequence ATGACCCATCGCTCAAGTTCCATCCCGTCCCTGCGCCAGCAGGGCAGCACGCTGGTCGGCATCATCATCGGTCTCGTCATCGGCCTGGCCATTGCCGTGGTGGTCGCCCTGATGATCACCAAGGGCCAGTCGCCGTTCACGGAAAAGCCGGCACGCGCCAAGCCGGCCGAGGCCACGGGCCAGATCTCCGACCCGAACAAGCCGATGTACGGCAACCGCGACGCCACCCGCAATGCCAACCGCGACTTCGAGAAGGAAGCGCATCCGGCGGCTCCCGCCCCGGCCGCGCCGGCACCGGCGGCACCGCAGCCCGATCCGCTGCAGGCGGTGGTCGACAAGATCCAGGCCCAGCCGAGCGAGACGAAGGCGCCGGCACCGGTGAACACGGCCGCGCCGCCGTCGCAGTCGGGCGCCCCGGCACCGTCCGCACCGGGCGACGACAAGTGGGTGTACTACCTGCAGGCCGGCGCCTACCGCGAAACGGCGGATGCGGAAGCGGTGCGCGCCAAGCTGGCGCTGCTGGGCTTCGAGGCCAGCGTGACCGACCGCACCACCGATTCGGGCGTGCTGCACCGCGTGCGCGTGGGTCCGTTCACGCAGGTGGAAGCGATGAACAAGGTGCGCGGCAAGTTGTCCGAGAACGGCGTCGACGTTGCCGTCGTGCGCAACCAGAAATAA
- the mrdA gene encoding penicillin-binding protein 2: protein MTELKNNERELYLFKVRLSLLGALVFLCFAALLARFVWLQVIKHSDYAAQAEDNRIAIVPIMPNRGLILDRNGVVLARNYSAYTLEITPSKLRIPLEEMIGQLSTLVEVTPKDRRRFKKLLEESKNFASVPLRTRLTDEEVARFTANRFRFPGVEVQARLFRNYPLGETASHVIGFIGRINQNEAKVLEASEDAANYNGTDYIGKEGLEKSYEKRLHGVTGYEEVEVSAGGRAIRTLSRTAPTPGSNLILSIDIELQKIAEEAFGEWRGALVAIEPETGDVLAYVSRPGYDPNLFVDGIDAQSWNELNTSLDRPMVNRPLSGTYAPGSTFKPFMALAALELGKRTPSQAIADPGFMYLGNHKFRDDKVGGHGTVDLRKSIVVSCNTYYYQLGRDMGIDSIHDFMKPFGFGQKTGIDLENEKTGVLPSQEWKRARYKKNPAAGRWVGGDTISVSNGSGYNSYTPLQIAHAVANLANNGIVMKPHLVKIIEDGGTKARTLTVPKESYRIPLQQKNIDIIKDAMVGVTSEPGGTAYGVFKNTGYTVGGKTGTAQVVGIKANEKYNAASLAERLRDNSLFTAFAPADKPKIVLAMVVENAGFGAAVAAPIARKVLDYWLLGKRPTEKETTPVPKEDAEVLAPVEGPAAEEEAAAALEQRAAQQGGAVGVAATAAPVPAGVTNPRTPPANVAPGLIPERPKTQAAPKPSQPNAPMTPPAQQPAPSAVLPARPAARAPVQGAVPAAPPARAAVQQPAALPPRKE from the coding sequence ATGACCGAGTTGAAGAACAACGAGCGCGAACTGTACCTGTTCAAGGTACGGCTGTCGCTGCTGGGCGCCCTGGTGTTCCTGTGCTTTGCCGCCCTGCTGGCCCGCTTCGTCTGGCTGCAGGTGATCAAGCACAGCGACTACGCGGCGCAGGCCGAGGACAACCGCATCGCCATCGTGCCCATCATGCCGAACCGCGGCCTGATCCTGGACCGCAACGGCGTCGTGCTGGCGCGGAACTACTCGGCCTACACGCTGGAGATCACGCCGTCCAAGCTGCGCATCCCGCTCGAGGAGATGATCGGGCAGCTGTCCACGCTGGTCGAGGTGACGCCGAAGGACCGGCGCCGCTTCAAGAAGCTGCTGGAGGAATCGAAGAACTTCGCCAGCGTGCCGCTGCGCACCCGCCTGACGGACGAGGAAGTGGCGCGCTTCACCGCCAACCGCTTCCGTTTCCCCGGCGTGGAGGTGCAGGCGCGCCTGTTCCGCAACTACCCGCTGGGCGAGACCGCGTCGCACGTGATCGGCTTCATCGGCCGCATCAACCAGAACGAAGCCAAGGTGCTGGAGGCGTCCGAGGACGCCGCCAACTACAACGGCACCGACTACATCGGCAAGGAAGGGCTGGAAAAGAGCTACGAGAAGCGCCTGCACGGCGTCACGGGCTACGAGGAAGTGGAAGTGTCGGCGGGCGGGCGCGCGATCCGCACGCTGTCGCGCACGGCGCCCACGCCCGGCAGCAACCTGATCCTGTCGATCGACATCGAGCTGCAGAAGATCGCCGAGGAAGCGTTCGGCGAGTGGCGCGGCGCGCTGGTGGCGATCGAGCCGGAAACCGGCGACGTGCTGGCCTACGTGTCGCGCCCCGGCTATGACCCGAACCTGTTCGTCGATGGCATCGACGCGCAAAGCTGGAACGAGCTGAATACGTCGCTGGACCGGCCGATGGTGAACCGGCCGCTGTCCGGCACCTACGCGCCCGGTTCCACGTTCAAGCCGTTCATGGCGCTGGCCGCGCTGGAGCTGGGCAAGCGCACGCCCAGCCAGGCCATCGCCGATCCAGGCTTCATGTACCTCGGTAATCACAAGTTCCGCGACGATAAGGTGGGCGGGCACGGCACGGTGGACCTGCGCAAGTCGATCGTCGTCTCCTGCAACACCTACTACTACCAGCTGGGCCGCGACATGGGGATCGACTCGATCCACGACTTCATGAAGCCGTTCGGCTTCGGCCAGAAGACCGGCATCGACCTGGAAAACGAGAAGACGGGCGTGCTGCCGTCGCAGGAATGGAAGCGGGCACGCTACAAGAAGAACCCGGCGGCAGGCCGCTGGGTCGGCGGCGACACGATCTCGGTCAGCAACGGCTCCGGCTACAACTCGTACACGCCGCTGCAGATCGCGCACGCGGTGGCCAACCTGGCCAACAACGGCATCGTCATGAAGCCGCACCTGGTGAAAATCATCGAGGACGGCGGTACCAAGGCGCGTACCCTGACGGTGCCGAAGGAAAGCTACCGCATCCCGCTGCAGCAGAAGAACATCGACATCATCAAGGATGCGATGGTGGGCGTGACCAGCGAACCGGGCGGCACGGCCTACGGCGTGTTCAAGAACACCGGCTACACGGTGGGCGGCAAGACCGGTACGGCGCAGGTGGTCGGCATCAAGGCCAACGAGAAGTACAACGCCGCCTCGCTGGCCGAACGGCTGCGCGACAACTCGCTGTTCACCGCCTTCGCGCCGGCCGACAAGCCCAAGATCGTGCTGGCGATGGTGGTGGAAAACGCCGGCTTCGGCGCCGCCGTCGCCGCGCCGATCGCGCGCAAGGTGCTCGATTACTGGCTGCTGGGCAAGCGGCCGACGGAAAAGGAAACCACGCCCGTGCCGAAGGAAGATGCGGAAGTGCTGGCGCCGGTGGAAGGCCCGGCCGCCGAGGAGGAAGCGGCGGCGGCGCTGGAACAGCGCGCAGCGCAGCAGGGCGGCGCCGTCGGCGTGGCCGCGACGGCGGCACCGGTGCCGGCCGGCGTGACCAATCCGCGCACGCCGCCGGCGAACGTGGCGCCCGGCCTGATCCCGGAGCGCCCGAAGACCCAGGCCGCACCGAAACCATCGCAACCGAACGCCCCCATGACGCCGCCGGCGCAGCAGCCGGCGCCGTCGGCCGTCCTGCCCGCGCGTCCAGCGGCTCGCGCGCCCGTGCAGGGGGCTGTACCGGCGGCACCACCGGCACGGGCCGCCGTTCAGCAACCGGCGGCGCTGCCGCCGCGGAAGGAATAA
- a CDS encoding type III pantothenate kinase: MRTWLLIDAGNTRIKWALADSAGDAWLAQGAAMHADAADLAVQWSAAFATAQPARVLAANVAGAAVRTRLEQMLAATAPGVAVEWFASSAQRAGLVNGYRNPTQLGCDRFAAAIGARTLVPGCPVIVANCGTATTVDAIDAAGRFIGGMILPGLGLMASSLARNTAQLPQIQPGTLLPSPFGDNTDDAILAGCLSAQAGAIGRAYAGHGAVECLLSGGAAPYIAPLLAQTPGLVLRHVDNIVMKGLHAVVRAEG, encoded by the coding sequence ATGCGCACCTGGCTGCTCATCGACGCCGGCAACACCCGCATCAAGTGGGCGCTGGCGGACAGCGCCGGCGACGCCTGGCTCGCGCAGGGCGCGGCCATGCATGCCGATGCGGCCGACCTCGCGGTGCAGTGGAGCGCCGCGTTCGCGACGGCGCAGCCGGCGCGAGTGCTGGCAGCCAATGTCGCGGGTGCCGCCGTGCGCACCCGGCTGGAGCAGATGCTCGCGGCCACCGCGCCGGGCGTGGCCGTAGAATGGTTCGCGTCCTCCGCGCAGCGTGCGGGCCTCGTCAACGGCTACCGCAATCCCACGCAACTGGGCTGCGACCGCTTTGCCGCCGCCATCGGCGCACGCACGCTGGTGCCGGGCTGTCCCGTCATCGTCGCCAACTGCGGCACGGCGACCACGGTCGATGCCATCGACGCCGCCGGGCGCTTCATCGGCGGCATGATCCTGCCGGGCCTGGGGCTGATGGCCAGCTCGCTGGCCCGCAACACGGCGCAGCTGCCGCAGATCCAGCCCGGTACCCTGCTGCCCTCCCCGTTCGGCGACAACACGGACGATGCGATCCTGGCCGGCTGCCTGTCGGCGCAAGCCGGCGCCATAGGGCGCGCCTATGCCGGCCACGGCGCCGTAGAATGTCTGCTGTCGGGCGGCGCGGCGCCGTACATCGCGCCGCTGCTGGCACAAACGCCAGGGCTGGTGCTGCGCCACGTGGACAATATCGTGATGAAAGGCCTGCACGCCGTCGTGCGGGCGGAGGGGTGA